The following coding sequences lie in one Serinus canaria isolate serCan28SL12 chromosome 12, serCan2020, whole genome shotgun sequence genomic window:
- the GRM2 gene encoding metabotropic glutamate receptor 2 isoform X2, which translates to MTGKKEISMDGDLVIGGLFPVHEKGVGSEDCGKINEHRGIQRLEAMLFALDEINKDGSILPGVKLGAHILDTCSKDTYALEQSLDFVRASLTRVDGSEHICPDGSYAVHDDVPTAITGVIGGSYSDVSIQVANLLRLFQIPQISYASTSAKLSDKSRYDYFARTVPPDFYQAKAMAEILRFFNWTYVSTVASEGDYGETGIEAFEQEARMRNICIATSEKVGRSMNKKTYDGVVRALLQKPNARVVVLFTRSEDARELLAAAQRANVSFMWVASDGWGALESVVAGSEAVAEGAITIELAAYPIKEFASYFRSLHPYNNSRNPWFREFWEQKFRCSFHTQDCSRYSLKTGKFEPESKITFVVNAVYAMAHSLHNMHRTLCPNSTKLCDAMKPVNGKRFYKDFILNVNFDAPFRPADTESVVRFDRYGDGIGRYNIFNYHYMDGRYRYQKVGYWAEGLMLDTSLIPWAETSIPVSQCSDPCKKNEIKSMQPGDICCWICIPCQPYEYLLDEFTCMDCGLGYWPNETLNGCYELPQEYIRWKDVWAIGPVTISCLGFISTLFVIGVFVKNNDTPIVKASGRELCYILLTGVLMCYSMTFIFIAKPSTGVCTLRRLGLGTSFAVCYSALLTKTNRIARIFSGVKEGVQRPRFISPTSQVVICMALISCQLIIVIIWLLVETPGTGKETEPDKRYIVTLKCNNRDSNMLISLTYNVLLIVLCTVYAFKTRKCPENFNEAKFIGFTMYTTCIIWLAFLPIFYVTSSDYRVQTTTMCISVSLSGTVVLGCLFTPKLHIILFQPQKNVASHRVGTARFSVAAASSSQSHGSASPYVPTVCNGREVVDSTTSSL; encoded by the exons ATGA CTGGCAAGAAGGAGATCAGCATGGATGGGGACCTGGTGATTGGGGGCCTCTTCCCCGTCCACGAAAAAGGAGTGGGGAGTGAAGACTGCGGCAAGATCAATGAGCACCGAGGCATCCAGCGCCTGGAGGCCATGCTCTTCGCCCTGGATGAGATCAACAAGGACGGGAGCATCCTGCCAGGGGTGAAGCTGGGTGCTCATATCCTGGACACCTGTTCCAAGGACACCTATGCCCTAGAGCAGTCCCTTGACTTCGTCCGTGCCTCCCTTACCAGGGTGGATGGTTCTGAGCACATCTGCCCCGATGGCTCCTACGCCGTCCATGATGATGTTCCCACTGCCATCACTGGTGTCATCGGGGGCTCCTACAGCGATGTTTCCATCCAG GTGGCCAACCTGCTGCGGCTCTTCCAGATCCCACAGATCAGCTATGCCTCCACCAGTGCCAAGCTCAGTGACAAGTCCCGCTATGACTATTTCGCCCGCACTGTCCCTCCAGACTTCTACCAAGCCAAAGCCATGGCAGAGATCCTCCGCTTCTTCAACTGGACCTACGTCTCCACTGTGGCCTCAGAGGGCGACTACGGGGAGACGGGGATCGAGGCCTTCGAGCAGGAAGCCCGCATGCGCAACATCTGCATCGCCACCTCCGAGAAGGTGGGGCGCTCCATGAACAAGAAGACCTATGATGGAGTGGTCCgggctctgctgcagaagcCCAATGCCAGAGTGGTTGTGCTATTCACCCGAAGTGAAGATGCccgggagctgctggcagctgcccagagagCCAATGTGTCCTTCATGTGGGTGGCCAGTGATGGGTGGGGAGCCCTGGAGAGCGTGGTGGCCGGGAGCGAAGCAGTGGCAGAGGGAGCCATCACCATCGAACTGGCAGCCTACCCCATTAAGGAGTTTGCTTCCTACTTCCGTAGCCTCCACCCCTACAATAACAGCCGAAATCCCTGGTTTCGGGAGTTTTGGGAGCAGAAGTTTAGGTGCAGCTTCCACACGCAGGACTGTAGCCGGTACTCCCTCAAGACAGGCAAGTTTGAGCCAGAGTCCAAGATCACGTTTGTGGTCAATGCAGTCTATGCCATGGCTCACTCTCTGCACAACATGCACCGGACATTGTGCCCCAACTCCACCAAGCTCTGTGATGCCATGAAGCCTGTCAATGGCAAGAGGTTTTACAAGGACTTTATACTCAATGTTAATTTTGATG ctcctttcagGCCAGCAGACACCGAGAGCGTAGTTCGGTTTGACCGCTACGGCGATGGCATCGGGCGCTACAACATCTTCAACTACCACTACATGGACGGGCGGTACCGGTACCAGAAAGTGGGCTACTGGGCAGAGGGGCTCATGCTGGACACCAGCCTCATCCCCTGGGCTGAGACCTCCATTCCCGTGTCCCAGTGCAGCGACCCCTGCAAGAAAAATGAGATCAAGAGCATGCAGCCTGGAGACATTTGCTGCTGGATCTGCATTCCCTGCCAGCCGTACGAGTACCTGCTGGATGAGTTCACCTGCATGGACTGCGGTCTTGGTTACTGGCCCAACGAGACCCTGAATGGCTGCTACGAGCTGCCCCAAGAGTACATCCGCTGGAAAGACGTCTGGGCCATTGGTCCCGTCACTATCTCTTGCCTGGGCTTTATCTCCACCCTCTTTGTTATCGGAGTCTTCGTGAAGAACAATGACACTCCCATCGTGAAGGCCTCTGGACGAGAGCTGTGCTACATTCTGCTGACTGGGGTCCTCATGTGCTATAGCATGACCTTCATCTTCATCGCAAAGCCCTCCACTGGGGTGTGCACGCTCCGGCGCCTGGGGCTGGGCACGTCCTTCGCCGTCTGCTACTCGGCCCTCTTGACCAAGACGAATCGCATCGCCAGGATCTTCAGTGGCGTGAAGGAGGGTGTCCAGCGCCCCCGCTTCATAAGCCCAACGTCACAGGTGGTCATCTGCATGGCCCTCATCTCCTGCCAGCTGATCATCGTCATCATCTGGCTGCTGGTGGAGACCCCTGGCACAGGCAAGGAGACTGAGCCTGACAAGAGGTACATTGTCACCCTCAAGTGCAACAACCGTGACTCCAACATGCTCATTTCGCTCACCTATAACGTCCTCTTGATTGTCCTCTGCACGGTCTATGCCTTCAAGACACGGAAATGTCCCGAAAACTTCAACGAGGCCAAGTTCATTGGGTTCACCATGTACACGACCTGCATCATCTGGCTGGCCTTCCTGCCCATCTTCTACGTGACCTCCAGCGACTACCGT GTCCAGACCACCACCATGTGCATCTCAGTGAGCCTCAGTGGCACCGTGGTCCTCGGCTGCCTCTTCACCCCCAAGCTCCACATCATCCTCTTCCAGCCGCAGAAGAACGTGGCCAGCCACCGCGTGGGCACCGCTCGGTTCAGcgtggcagcagccagctccagccagtCCCACG GCTCAGCCTCACCATACGTGCCCACAGTGTGCAATGGCCGTGAGGTGGTGGATTCCACAACATCATCCTTGTGA
- the GRM2 gene encoding metabotropic glutamate receptor 2 isoform X1: MAVPLAAWLGLMHLATCLAAGHGMAGKKEISMDGDLVIGGLFPVHEKGVGSEDCGKINEHRGIQRLEAMLFALDEINKDGSILPGVKLGAHILDTCSKDTYALEQSLDFVRASLTRVDGSEHICPDGSYAVHDDVPTAITGVIGGSYSDVSIQVANLLRLFQIPQISYASTSAKLSDKSRYDYFARTVPPDFYQAKAMAEILRFFNWTYVSTVASEGDYGETGIEAFEQEARMRNICIATSEKVGRSMNKKTYDGVVRALLQKPNARVVVLFTRSEDARELLAAAQRANVSFMWVASDGWGALESVVAGSEAVAEGAITIELAAYPIKEFASYFRSLHPYNNSRNPWFREFWEQKFRCSFHTQDCSRYSLKTGKFEPESKITFVVNAVYAMAHSLHNMHRTLCPNSTKLCDAMKPVNGKRFYKDFILNVNFDAPFRPADTESVVRFDRYGDGIGRYNIFNYHYMDGRYRYQKVGYWAEGLMLDTSLIPWAETSIPVSQCSDPCKKNEIKSMQPGDICCWICIPCQPYEYLLDEFTCMDCGLGYWPNETLNGCYELPQEYIRWKDVWAIGPVTISCLGFISTLFVIGVFVKNNDTPIVKASGRELCYILLTGVLMCYSMTFIFIAKPSTGVCTLRRLGLGTSFAVCYSALLTKTNRIARIFSGVKEGVQRPRFISPTSQVVICMALISCQLIIVIIWLLVETPGTGKETEPDKRYIVTLKCNNRDSNMLISLTYNVLLIVLCTVYAFKTRKCPENFNEAKFIGFTMYTTCIIWLAFLPIFYVTSSDYRVQTTTMCISVSLSGTVVLGCLFTPKLHIILFQPQKNVASHRVGTARFSVAAASSSQSHGSASPYVPTVCNGREVVDSTTSSL, encoded by the exons ATGGCGGTCCCCTTGGCCgcctggctggggctgatgCACCTGGCCACCTGTCTGGCTGCTGGGCACGGCATGGCTGGCAAGAAGGAGATCAGCATGGATGGGGACCTGGTGATTGGGGGCCTCTTCCCCGTCCACGAAAAAGGAGTGGGGAGTGAAGACTGCGGCAAGATCAATGAGCACCGAGGCATCCAGCGCCTGGAGGCCATGCTCTTCGCCCTGGATGAGATCAACAAGGACGGGAGCATCCTGCCAGGGGTGAAGCTGGGTGCTCATATCCTGGACACCTGTTCCAAGGACACCTATGCCCTAGAGCAGTCCCTTGACTTCGTCCGTGCCTCCCTTACCAGGGTGGATGGTTCTGAGCACATCTGCCCCGATGGCTCCTACGCCGTCCATGATGATGTTCCCACTGCCATCACTGGTGTCATCGGGGGCTCCTACAGCGATGTTTCCATCCAG GTGGCCAACCTGCTGCGGCTCTTCCAGATCCCACAGATCAGCTATGCCTCCACCAGTGCCAAGCTCAGTGACAAGTCCCGCTATGACTATTTCGCCCGCACTGTCCCTCCAGACTTCTACCAAGCCAAAGCCATGGCAGAGATCCTCCGCTTCTTCAACTGGACCTACGTCTCCACTGTGGCCTCAGAGGGCGACTACGGGGAGACGGGGATCGAGGCCTTCGAGCAGGAAGCCCGCATGCGCAACATCTGCATCGCCACCTCCGAGAAGGTGGGGCGCTCCATGAACAAGAAGACCTATGATGGAGTGGTCCgggctctgctgcagaagcCCAATGCCAGAGTGGTTGTGCTATTCACCCGAAGTGAAGATGCccgggagctgctggcagctgcccagagagCCAATGTGTCCTTCATGTGGGTGGCCAGTGATGGGTGGGGAGCCCTGGAGAGCGTGGTGGCCGGGAGCGAAGCAGTGGCAGAGGGAGCCATCACCATCGAACTGGCAGCCTACCCCATTAAGGAGTTTGCTTCCTACTTCCGTAGCCTCCACCCCTACAATAACAGCCGAAATCCCTGGTTTCGGGAGTTTTGGGAGCAGAAGTTTAGGTGCAGCTTCCACACGCAGGACTGTAGCCGGTACTCCCTCAAGACAGGCAAGTTTGAGCCAGAGTCCAAGATCACGTTTGTGGTCAATGCAGTCTATGCCATGGCTCACTCTCTGCACAACATGCACCGGACATTGTGCCCCAACTCCACCAAGCTCTGTGATGCCATGAAGCCTGTCAATGGCAAGAGGTTTTACAAGGACTTTATACTCAATGTTAATTTTGATG ctcctttcagGCCAGCAGACACCGAGAGCGTAGTTCGGTTTGACCGCTACGGCGATGGCATCGGGCGCTACAACATCTTCAACTACCACTACATGGACGGGCGGTACCGGTACCAGAAAGTGGGCTACTGGGCAGAGGGGCTCATGCTGGACACCAGCCTCATCCCCTGGGCTGAGACCTCCATTCCCGTGTCCCAGTGCAGCGACCCCTGCAAGAAAAATGAGATCAAGAGCATGCAGCCTGGAGACATTTGCTGCTGGATCTGCATTCCCTGCCAGCCGTACGAGTACCTGCTGGATGAGTTCACCTGCATGGACTGCGGTCTTGGTTACTGGCCCAACGAGACCCTGAATGGCTGCTACGAGCTGCCCCAAGAGTACATCCGCTGGAAAGACGTCTGGGCCATTGGTCCCGTCACTATCTCTTGCCTGGGCTTTATCTCCACCCTCTTTGTTATCGGAGTCTTCGTGAAGAACAATGACACTCCCATCGTGAAGGCCTCTGGACGAGAGCTGTGCTACATTCTGCTGACTGGGGTCCTCATGTGCTATAGCATGACCTTCATCTTCATCGCAAAGCCCTCCACTGGGGTGTGCACGCTCCGGCGCCTGGGGCTGGGCACGTCCTTCGCCGTCTGCTACTCGGCCCTCTTGACCAAGACGAATCGCATCGCCAGGATCTTCAGTGGCGTGAAGGAGGGTGTCCAGCGCCCCCGCTTCATAAGCCCAACGTCACAGGTGGTCATCTGCATGGCCCTCATCTCCTGCCAGCTGATCATCGTCATCATCTGGCTGCTGGTGGAGACCCCTGGCACAGGCAAGGAGACTGAGCCTGACAAGAGGTACATTGTCACCCTCAAGTGCAACAACCGTGACTCCAACATGCTCATTTCGCTCACCTATAACGTCCTCTTGATTGTCCTCTGCACGGTCTATGCCTTCAAGACACGGAAATGTCCCGAAAACTTCAACGAGGCCAAGTTCATTGGGTTCACCATGTACACGACCTGCATCATCTGGCTGGCCTTCCTGCCCATCTTCTACGTGACCTCCAGCGACTACCGT GTCCAGACCACCACCATGTGCATCTCAGTGAGCCTCAGTGGCACCGTGGTCCTCGGCTGCCTCTTCACCCCCAAGCTCCACATCATCCTCTTCCAGCCGCAGAAGAACGTGGCCAGCCACCGCGTGGGCACCGCTCGGTTCAGcgtggcagcagccagctccagccagtCCCACG GCTCAGCCTCACCATACGTGCCCACAGTGTGCAATGGCCGTGAGGTGGTGGATTCCACAACATCATCCTTGTGA